From Prochlorococcus sp. MIT 1223, the proteins below share one genomic window:
- the nadB gene encoding L-aspartate oxidase, protein MNLANNLGSIPESSWDVVVIGAGAAGLMTSIELSNKFNVLLLNRNTSKRSSSRWAQGGIAAVTRINDSDDSHAEDTFNAGAGLCDADAVRMFVQNAPQCVDRLMSLGMEFDNENGVLSTTLEAAHSHRRVLHVQDRTGRALVEVLQDQVEQRENISHLRGIRVTQLWVENNMCLGVQVLDGSILKWIPSRAVVIATGGGGHLFANTTNPAQACGEGIALAWNAGAAIKDLEFVQFHPTALKLDGAPCFLLSEALRGEGALLTDKYGQSPVSKLLGKDLAPRDQVSRALFQAMRSQGVNHLGLDLRTIGRVKATNRFPTILQRCRDFGLDPFSQIIPIAPAAHYWMGGISTNLSAETDMPGLYAVGEVACTGLHGANRLASNSLMECLVFAMQFSSCELAGFRERFNKNRIIKIDKIDFRKNSTFNSKDLIFEIEKLRNLLWRVAGVDRSPQGIKNAISSIRKDFDLIKREPLLEFILNHKYDMHYELDEDQRRDINLLLDLYHRQITSLLMLEACYFRRESRGGHYRSDTPSTMPHWRCHSRQKLGYNISTRPVNI, encoded by the coding sequence ATGAATTTAGCTAATAACCTTGGTTCTATTCCTGAAAGTTCTTGGGATGTAGTTGTGATTGGCGCTGGTGCAGCAGGCCTAATGACATCAATTGAGTTATCTAATAAATTTAATGTGTTGTTATTAAATCGGAATACTAGTAAACGTTCGTCAAGTAGATGGGCTCAGGGTGGTATAGCCGCGGTTACTCGTATTAATGATAGTGATGACAGTCATGCAGAGGACACTTTTAATGCAGGGGCGGGACTTTGTGATGCTGATGCAGTAAGAATGTTTGTTCAAAATGCTCCTCAATGTGTCGATCGCTTAATGAGTTTAGGAATGGAATTTGATAACGAAAATGGTGTCTTGTCTACGACCTTAGAAGCAGCACATAGTCATAGGCGTGTTTTACATGTTCAAGATCGCACTGGAAGAGCTTTAGTTGAAGTTTTACAAGATCAAGTTGAACAAAGAGAAAATATTTCTCATTTGCGAGGCATTCGAGTTACGCAACTTTGGGTTGAAAATAATATGTGTTTAGGAGTGCAGGTTTTAGATGGCTCAATTCTTAAGTGGATCCCTTCTAGAGCTGTAGTTATTGCGACAGGGGGAGGAGGCCATTTATTTGCTAATACAACTAACCCAGCACAAGCATGTGGAGAAGGCATTGCTTTGGCATGGAATGCAGGAGCAGCAATAAAAGATCTCGAATTTGTTCAGTTTCATCCCACAGCTTTGAAGCTTGATGGTGCACCATGCTTTTTGCTTTCAGAGGCTCTAAGAGGAGAAGGCGCACTTTTGACTGATAAATATGGCCAAAGTCCTGTATCAAAACTATTGGGGAAGGATCTTGCACCACGAGATCAGGTAAGTAGAGCACTTTTTCAAGCAATGCGCAGTCAAGGAGTTAACCATCTCGGCTTAGATTTAAGAACTATAGGTAGGGTAAAAGCTACAAATCGCTTTCCCACAATCCTGCAAAGATGTAGAGATTTTGGTTTAGATCCTTTTAGTCAGATTATTCCTATTGCGCCAGCTGCTCATTATTGGATGGGAGGCATATCTACAAATTTGTCTGCAGAAACTGATATGCCAGGTTTATATGCTGTTGGTGAAGTCGCGTGTACTGGGTTACATGGTGCAAATAGATTGGCTAGTAATTCCTTAATGGAATGTCTTGTATTTGCAATGCAATTTTCTTCTTGTGAATTAGCTGGCTTCCGAGAAAGGTTCAATAAAAATAGAATTATAAAAATAGATAAAATAGATTTTAGAAAAAATAGTACTTTTAACTCCAAAGATTTAATTTTTGAAATCGAGAAACTCCGCAATTTACTCTGGCGAGTTGCAGGTGTTGACCGCTCTCCTCAGGGTATTAAAAATGCAATATCTTCTATTCGTAAGGACTTTGATCTGATTAAAAGGGAACCCCTTCTAGAGTTTATTTTGAATCACAAGTATGATATGCACTATGAATTAGATGAAGATCAACGGCGAGATATAAATCTATTATTAGATTTATATCACCGACAAATAACAAGCCTTTTAATGCTGGAAGCATGTTATTTTCGCAGAGAGAGTAGAGGAGGACATTATAGAAGTGATACTCCTTCCACTATGCCTCATTGGAGATGTCATTCCAGACAGAAACTTGGCTACAACATATCAACTAGACCTGTAAATATTTAA
- a CDS encoding GNAT family N-acetyltransferase: protein MAKLIYKWNASISEIDEKDWDYLLGENSNPFYSWKWLYALENSKSIVATSGWQPLYLSVWREFQKNPVAIAPLFLKGHSYGEFIFDNQFEELANQLGKRYYPKLIGMSPVSPVEGYRFLFSNKEDKLYLTREIINQIDSFCVDNNILSCNFLYVDPSWQVLAEKANCATWLNKTSIWEANENKNFSDYLLKFNSNQRKNIKKERNSIKKANINVSVKYAEDINLQDMQMMHDFYESHCSRWGIWGSKYLSRAFFEQLALEKYRNEIVLFSANKSDEIKPIAMSLCITNGEKLWGRYWGSKLDIDFLHFELCYYSPIEWAFTKGIKSFDPGAGGSQKKRRGFIAKPSASLHRWYEPNMDKLIRAWLCKSNKLMLEEIKATNNEVPFKKDNGKLSLMT, encoded by the coding sequence ATGGCAAAGCTGATATACAAATGGAATGCATCTATTTCAGAAATAGATGAAAAAGATTGGGATTATCTCTTAGGTGAAAATAGTAATCCATTTTACTCCTGGAAATGGCTATATGCTTTAGAAAATTCTAAAAGTATAGTAGCTACTTCTGGATGGCAACCTTTATATTTATCAGTTTGGCGTGAATTTCAGAAGAATCCTGTAGCAATAGCACCTCTATTCCTCAAAGGACATAGCTATGGAGAGTTTATATTTGACAACCAGTTTGAAGAATTAGCTAATCAATTAGGCAAGAGGTATTATCCAAAATTAATAGGAATGAGTCCAGTAAGTCCTGTAGAAGGATACCGTTTCTTATTTTCTAACAAAGAGGATAAGCTATATCTAACTAGAGAAATTATTAATCAAATTGACTCGTTCTGTGTAGATAATAATATCCTCAGTTGTAATTTTCTATACGTAGATCCAAGTTGGCAAGTGCTTGCTGAAAAAGCAAATTGTGCAACTTGGCTAAACAAAACAAGTATATGGGAGGCAAATGAAAATAAAAATTTCTCAGATTATCTTTTAAAGTTTAATTCCAATCAAAGAAAGAATATAAAAAAAGAAAGGAATTCGATTAAAAAAGCAAATATAAATGTCTCAGTAAAATATGCAGAAGATATTAATCTTCAAGATATGCAAATGATGCATGATTTTTATGAAAGTCATTGTAGTAGATGGGGGATTTGGGGCAGCAAATATCTCTCAAGAGCGTTTTTTGAGCAACTTGCATTAGAAAAATATCGCAATGAAATTGTTTTATTTAGTGCAAATAAATCTGATGAAATAAAACCTATTGCAATGTCTTTATGTATAACTAATGGTGAAAAACTATGGGGTAGATATTGGGGGAGCAAGCTAGATATTGACTTTTTGCATTTTGAACTATGCTACTACTCGCCAATTGAGTGGGCATTCACTAAAGGCATCAAGAGTTTTGACCCAGGTGCTGGAGGAAGTCAAAAAAAAAGACGAGGTTTTATTGCAAAACCAAGTGCTAGTCTTCATAGATGGTATGAACCAAATATGGATAAATTAATCAGAGCATGGCTATGCAAATCAAATAAATTAATGCTTGAAGAAATTAAAGCAACTAATAATGAAGTACCCTTTAAAAAAGACAATGGAAAATTGTCTTTAATGACATAA
- a CDS encoding vitamin K epoxide reductase family protein: MGTTRLKTRRRSEQGFKWSRIAIAILSTVGVIDTGTITLNKWGFIGTLSCPGGIEGCNKVLNSAWGTLLTINETSIPLSLAGFSGYLLMLVMALITFTPWLKDKRSDLSKRTWWLIFLISCSMSIFSIVLIGIMVFKIQGFCLFCIISGIISISILVLSFIGGGWEDTSELIFRGIILSLIVFLGSLIWASSVSPNNKNISPNNYNLPPIVQRESNDSAIELAKHLKDEGAKMYFAYWCKYCALQKELFGKEAVSELLLVECAEDGVNNQSALCKEKGITSYPSWEINGEITSGAQSLEELAKISNYKGSKEFK; encoded by the coding sequence ATGGGCACAACACGCCTTAAAACTCGTAGACGCTCCGAGCAAGGTTTCAAATGGAGCAGAATAGCAATAGCTATTCTCTCAACTGTTGGTGTAATTGATACAGGTACAATTACTTTAAATAAGTGGGGATTTATAGGGACACTTTCATGCCCTGGTGGAATTGAAGGTTGCAATAAAGTTTTAAATAGTGCTTGGGGAACATTATTAACTATAAATGAAACTTCAATTCCATTATCTTTAGCTGGATTTAGTGGATATCTTTTAATGCTAGTAATGGCATTAATCACATTTACTCCTTGGCTTAAAGATAAGAGAAGTGATCTTTCAAAAAGAACATGGTGGCTGATATTTCTTATCTCATGTTCTATGTCTATTTTCAGTATAGTCCTAATAGGAATAATGGTTTTTAAAATTCAAGGTTTTTGTTTGTTTTGTATAATTTCTGGAATAATTTCAATATCTATTTTAGTTCTATCTTTTATTGGTGGAGGCTGGGAAGATACTAGTGAATTAATCTTCAGAGGAATAATTCTTTCTCTTATAGTATTTTTAGGTAGCTTAATATGGGCCTCATCGGTTAGTCCTAATAACAAAAATATTTCACCAAATAACTATAACCTTCCTCCCATTGTTCAAAGAGAGAGTAATGATTCAGCTATAGAATTAGCCAAACATCTAAAAGATGAAGGTGCAAAAATGTATTTTGCTTATTGGTGTAAATACTGTGCATTACAAAAAGAATTATTTGGGAAAGAAGCAGTATCCGAACTTTTACTAGTAGAATGTGCTGAAGATGGAGTAAATAATCAAAGTGCATTATGTAAAGAAAAAGGTATAACTTCATACCCTTCATGGGAAATTAATGGAGAAATTACATCAGGAGCACAATCTTTAGAGGAGTTAGCGAAGATAAGTAATTACAAAGGATCGAAGGAATTTAAATAA
- a CDS encoding 6-carboxytetrahydropterin synthase encodes MTDTTSKKPHGEGRNCVITRRACFSASHRYWLPEFSDKENSEIFGPCSIAPGHGHNYELIVSMEGALDQFGMVLNLSDVKHAIKNEVTKQLDFRFLNHVWPEFDISKPEGCLPTTESLVRIIWKRLKPHLPIISLRLYENPALWADYLGNSMDAFLTVRTHFAAAHRLAREDLPQEENEKIFGKCARPNGHGHNYLVDITVRGEIHPRTGMICDLSALQKIIEDLIVEPFDHTFLNKDIPHFAITVPTAENIALHISDKLKAPINQLGASLHKVKLQESPNNAAEVYAESPILENVTRTLETSISN; translated from the coding sequence ATGACTGATACAACATCTAAAAAACCTCATGGTGAAGGTCGCAACTGTGTCATAACTCGTCGTGCTTGTTTTAGTGCAAGCCATCGATATTGGCTACCTGAATTTTCCGATAAAGAAAACTCAGAGATTTTTGGACCTTGTTCGATAGCGCCAGGTCATGGACACAATTACGAATTAATCGTATCCATGGAGGGCGCACTAGATCAATTCGGCATGGTTCTTAATCTATCGGATGTTAAACATGCCATCAAAAATGAAGTCACAAAACAACTTGACTTTCGATTTCTAAATCACGTGTGGCCTGAATTCGATATTTCCAAACCTGAAGGTTGTCTTCCCACCACAGAGTCACTAGTTCGAATAATCTGGAAAAGGTTGAAACCACATTTACCAATCATTTCCCTCCGTCTATATGAAAACCCTGCTCTTTGGGCTGATTATTTAGGAAATTCCATGGATGCTTTTTTAACTGTTCGCACTCACTTCGCTGCTGCACATCGATTAGCAAGGGAAGACCTTCCTCAAGAAGAAAATGAAAAGATCTTTGGTAAATGTGCTCGACCAAACGGTCACGGTCACAATTATTTGGTGGATATAACCGTTCGAGGAGAAATTCATCCTAGGACTGGAATGATTTGTGATTTATCAGCTCTGCAAAAAATTATTGAGGATTTAATTGTCGAACCATTTGATCACACTTTTTTAAATAAAGATATCCCTCATTTCGCTATCACTGTTCCTACCGCTGAGAACATAGCACTTCATATATCTGATAAATTAAAAGCACCAATTAATCAACTTGGAGCAAGTTTACATAAAGTCAAGCTTCAAGAAAGTCCTAATAACGCAGCTGAAGTTTATGCAGAATCTCCTATTTTAGAAAATGTAACGAGAACTCTTGAAACTTCAATTAGTAATTAA
- a CDS encoding RibD family protein, which translates to MKKIIARVVLATSIDGKIALPNGAKIDIGDEGDRKVLENSLAWADATLMGGETLRAHKSTCLIHRKELIDKRKSEGRSEQPICIVVSNKKNYSLDWHFFKQPIERWLIRSKVNFETSNNYCKGYSRTIEFESNWSKTLEEIYTFNIRKLVVLGGSKIVGSMLLEDQISELQITLTPKLIGGSFSWIPSSLNNLSMDLQKKNSWILKEAKKLEDNELLLHYHRNYDNF; encoded by the coding sequence TTGAAAAAAATTATTGCTAGAGTTGTATTGGCTACAAGTATCGATGGTAAAATAGCCTTACCAAATGGTGCAAAAATTGATATTGGAGATGAAGGAGATAGAAAAGTTTTAGAGAATTCATTAGCATGGGCTGATGCCACTTTGATGGGAGGAGAAACACTTAGAGCGCATAAAAGTACATGTCTAATCCATAGAAAAGAACTAATAGATAAACGCAAATCTGAAGGAAGATCTGAGCAACCTATATGTATAGTTGTTAGCAATAAAAAAAATTATTCATTAGATTGGCATTTTTTTAAACAGCCAATTGAAAGGTGGCTCATTAGATCAAAAGTAAATTTTGAAACTAGTAATAATTATTGTAAAGGTTATAGTAGAACAATAGAATTTGAATCTAATTGGTCAAAGACACTAGAGGAAATTTACACTTTTAATATCAGAAAGTTAGTAGTGCTAGGGGGTTCAAAGATAGTTGGCTCTATGCTTTTAGAAGATCAAATAAGTGAATTGCAAATCACTTTAACTCCAAAGCTTATAGGTGGAAGTTTTTCTTGGATACCAAGTAGTTTAAATAATCTTTCTATGGACTTACAAAAAAAGAATTCATGGATTCTGAAAGAAGCTAAAAAGCTTGAAGACAATGAATTATTATTACACTACCATAGGAATTATGATAATTTTTAA
- a CDS encoding TIGR03279 family radical SAM protein yields the protein MWKELTNDSHSTSLKTHASQSNLKPALVESVEPGSIGEDLGIQPGDKILRINGIRPRDLIDYNFLVSEEEIKIEVIDKNEKLHQVEFEKDADDGLGIIFKEALFDGLKQCNNNCPFCFIDQQPPGKRSSLYLKDDDYRLSFLYGSYLTLTNLSKEDWQRIESQNLSPLFVSVHATDPSLRTKLLKNQKAALIMEQLNWFSKRNLQIHAQVVVCPGINDGKFLDKTLSDLFQFAKGDWPAILSIAVVPVGLTRFRPDNDGLTPVTQECAEKTIFQVESLQKEFKNEIGSRFAWLSDEWYLIANKKLPIRKDYEDLPQEENGVGSIRSFLEKLDCATSSLPRKIPHKRSISWVVGKMVKNAFYEAEKKLNSIENLSVNLYGLPSPYWGQEQVVTGLLTGKDILEGLSSKNLGDQLLVPSVMLKEDKPVFLDDMTIEEVSQSLRVPINIVHSAEDIVNAALGTELLTRK from the coding sequence GTGTGGAAAGAACTCACCAATGACAGTCACTCCACTTCACTGAAAACGCATGCAAGCCAAAGTAATCTAAAACCTGCATTAGTTGAATCAGTAGAACCAGGATCTATAGGGGAAGATCTTGGCATTCAGCCAGGAGACAAAATATTGCGAATCAATGGGATTCGGCCCCGTGATCTAATTGACTACAACTTTTTGGTGAGTGAAGAAGAAATCAAAATAGAAGTTATTGATAAAAACGAAAAATTGCATCAAGTAGAGTTTGAAAAAGATGCGGATGATGGTTTAGGAATTATTTTTAAGGAAGCTTTATTTGATGGATTAAAGCAATGCAATAATAATTGTCCATTTTGCTTTATTGATCAACAACCTCCAGGTAAACGATCAAGTCTTTATTTAAAAGATGATGATTATCGTTTGAGTTTTTTATATGGTTCTTATTTAACTCTAACCAATCTTTCCAAAGAAGATTGGCAAAGAATAGAGTCACAAAATCTTTCGCCACTCTTTGTGTCTGTACACGCAACAGACCCTTCACTAAGAACAAAGCTTTTAAAGAACCAAAAAGCAGCTCTAATAATGGAACAGCTAAATTGGTTTTCCAAAAGAAATCTACAAATACATGCTCAAGTAGTTGTCTGCCCAGGAATTAATGATGGAAAGTTCTTAGATAAAACATTGTCAGATCTTTTTCAATTCGCTAAAGGTGATTGGCCAGCAATTTTATCAATAGCAGTAGTACCAGTCGGGCTCACTCGTTTTAGGCCTGATAATGATGGCTTAACTCCTGTCACTCAGGAATGTGCAGAAAAAACTATATTTCAAGTAGAGAGTTTGCAAAAAGAGTTTAAAAATGAAATTGGTTCCCGCTTTGCATGGCTTTCCGATGAATGGTATTTAATTGCCAATAAAAAACTACCTATTCGAAAAGATTATGAAGACCTGCCTCAGGAAGAAAACGGTGTAGGAAGTATTCGATCTTTTTTAGAAAAATTAGATTGTGCTACTTCAAGTCTGCCAAGGAAAATACCACATAAAAGAAGTATAAGTTGGGTAGTCGGAAAAATGGTTAAAAATGCTTTCTATGAAGCCGAGAAAAAACTTAACTCTATTGAAAATCTAAGTGTAAATTTATATGGTTTGCCAAGCCCATATTGGGGGCAAGAGCAAGTTGTAACTGGACTATTGACTGGAAAAGATATTTTAGAAGGTCTTTCCTCTAAAAATCTTGGTGATCAACTTTTAGTGCCTTCTGTAATGCTAAAAGAAGATAAACCTGTATTTTTAGATGATATGACTATAGAAGAGGTTAGCCAATCACTTAGAGTACCTATCAATATAGTTCACAGTGCTGAAGATATCGTTAATGCGGCACTTGGAACAGAACTATTAACTAGAAAGTAA
- a CDS encoding DUF3120 domain-containing protein has translation MILPVFIQAPWVHIFPLSALLFTFVLLITGLLLIEFFADRFINVGSLLIGVSGSWFGGCLFWGWLRAYPVWHLPVEAIALPIALVGLNTRWRMGSGFYLASLLGTAITDFMIVCTGVMKSWPNVVNANFKNASKLLGQTAHDLLHFDKIILLLLASALILYIAYLMDKRSMLGSDFEKTWIVSSSALVTTLWVDGLFLITTLIQPQLSGLI, from the coding sequence GTGATTTTACCTGTCTTTATTCAGGCTCCATGGGTTCATATCTTTCCATTATCTGCACTTTTATTTACTTTTGTTTTATTAATCACAGGATTGCTTTTAATAGAATTTTTTGCAGATCGCTTTATCAATGTTGGTTCACTTCTAATTGGTGTTAGTGGTAGCTGGTTTGGAGGTTGTCTGTTTTGGGGATGGCTACGGGCATATCCTGTTTGGCATCTTCCAGTGGAAGCGATTGCTTTGCCAATCGCTTTAGTTGGATTAAATACTCGCTGGAGAATGGGTTCTGGTTTTTATCTGGCTTCGTTACTTGGAACTGCAATTACTGATTTCATGATTGTTTGTACTGGAGTAATGAAATCATGGCCAAATGTTGTGAATGCAAACTTCAAGAATGCATCTAAATTATTAGGACAAACTGCTCATGATTTGCTGCATTTCGACAAAATAATTTTATTATTACTTGCATCAGCTTTGATTTTGTATATTGCATATTTAATGGATAAAAGGTCGATGCTAGGTTCAGATTTTGAAAAAACATGGATAGTATCTAGTTCGGCTCTTGTAACTACCCTTTGGGTTGATGGATTGTTTTTGATAACAACTCTTATTCAGCCTCAATTAAGTGGTTTGATTTGA
- a CDS encoding shikimate kinase, giving the protein MSSTSLKQILGGRNLYLIGMMGSGKSETGPHIAQKLGYRFVDTDLVIEKAVKKSITQIFEEDGECAFREIETQVLKEIGKLYSLVIATGGGIVTRSENWGILHQGIVVWLDPGPKRLLERLKKKNELEKRPLIANDDTSRAFEKLNQDRIPQYNEADLHISVQEESPKELSNLIAKNLISILNYSENQDGQRTIE; this is encoded by the coding sequence GTGAGCTCCACTTCATTAAAACAAATTTTGGGAGGTCGCAATCTTTATTTGATTGGGATGATGGGTTCTGGCAAGTCAGAAACTGGTCCCCATATAGCCCAGAAACTTGGATATAGGTTTGTTGATACAGATTTAGTTATAGAGAAAGCTGTAAAGAAATCTATTACTCAAATTTTCGAAGAAGATGGAGAATGTGCTTTTCGAGAAATTGAAACTCAAGTTCTTAAAGAAATTGGCAAATTATATTCTCTAGTTATTGCAACTGGTGGAGGCATCGTTACTCGTTCAGAGAATTGGGGGATCTTGCATCAAGGAATTGTAGTGTGGCTTGATCCAGGCCCTAAGCGCTTATTGGAAAGGTTGAAGAAAAAGAATGAATTAGAAAAACGCCCTTTGATTGCAAATGATGATACCTCTCGTGCTTTTGAGAAATTGAATCAAGATAGAATACCTCAATATAATGAGGCTGATTTACATATTTCTGTACAAGAGGAGTCTCCAAAAGAACTGTCCAACTTGATTGCCAAGAATCTAATATCTATACTTAATTATTCGGAGAATCAAGACGGACAGCGAACCATTGAATAG
- a CDS encoding chlororespiratory reduction protein 7 translates to MSDPLIREIDNFVVLEPGKNEQFLNTEETLIWISNWLKNLDELPEDLKPKNSIENAAKHLLDTACDLEVKPGFTIQWFAVRLDSPNN, encoded by the coding sequence ATGTCAGATCCTTTAATCAGAGAGATTGATAATTTTGTAGTCCTGGAACCAGGCAAAAATGAACAATTTTTAAATACAGAAGAAACATTGATATGGATATCAAATTGGTTAAAAAACCTTGATGAATTACCTGAAGACTTAAAACCAAAAAATTCTATAGAAAATGCTGCAAAGCATCTATTAGATACTGCATGTGATTTAGAAGTTAAACCAGGTTTTACTATTCAATGGTTCGCTGTCCGTCTTGATTCTCCGAATAATTAA
- a CDS encoding DUF4346 domain-containing protein, translating to MNYQIIETQIKKKIKELDEKLSKRLIELDPKGYFIVKIDQSEHEILVEHYSNDIDSLGRAINPDTGKPIGCKDDLQRVPTTTYRGSSAKEVGIKITEGSNEYPISRLDHALYLGRELQRAEECLRHNKDYKQD from the coding sequence ATGAACTATCAAATCATTGAAACCCAAATCAAAAAGAAGATTAAAGAACTTGATGAAAAGCTCTCAAAAAGACTTATCGAGCTTGATCCTAAAGGATATTTTATTGTCAAGATTGACCAGTCTGAACATGAGATTTTAGTAGAGCACTACAGCAATGATATCGATAGCTTAGGAAGAGCAATTAACCCTGATACAGGGAAGCCTATTGGATGTAAAGATGATTTACAACGCGTTCCCACTACTACATATAGAGGAAGCAGCGCAAAAGAAGTTGGAATAAAAATAACCGAAGGAAGCAATGAATATCCTATAAGTAGACTTGACCATGCTCTGTACTTAGGGAGAGAACTACAACGGGCAGAGGAATGTCTAAGACATAACAAAGACTACAAACAAGACTAA
- the petL gene encoding cytochrome b6-f complex subunit PetL has protein sequence MGVIFYLVLVAAGLGTAFLINKALKAIKLI, from the coding sequence ATGGGTGTAATTTTTTATCTCGTCTTAGTTGCCGCTGGGCTTGGAACAGCTTTTCTTATTAATAAAGCTTTAAAAGCAATAAAGCTAATTTGA
- a CDS encoding TolC family protein yields the protein MRTSTKIERFSQLFLGFSIALITLNNASSFALGAKAESKNNILKINNNDLEIKKILNIELKELESLVIENNLELKNERLRVEQSKLLLRSSISEKYPTLSLTSNGLPKYLSGNTYNQPNSSINTKSSQLSSSISAELKWDVINPLKESKIKIAREKFEKAKLSYRIKLRDITLRSYKSYYLLQQALEEVKVAKKSIEYSKLALNEAKIRLEAGIGTKLEVLESKTQLSRDKKLLSDKIGNKKIKQRELTSILNLPEHVQASIGSKPEIFGYWNTPINQSVIAAFGYNKELEVALIDISINKKDALRAAAEKKPVLSFYNTLSTTYKKGEALVSSPSMDNTSNNLNNTVGLSATWKLIDGGKSRSNYLYNKNKEKESNNKYKLKLSDIQKDVEKSFYELEAEEKNIITTKQEVQTAQESLRLANLRFKSGITTQREVINHQRDLTDAKVNHIKSLTNYNIHLAELRRKTGIDSLQSCFEINTIEKKVKNDIDEFIIRSNNLKALCK from the coding sequence ATGAGAACTTCAACTAAAATAGAACGATTCAGTCAATTATTTCTAGGATTTAGTATTGCATTGATAACACTTAATAATGCAAGTTCATTTGCCTTAGGGGCAAAGGCTGAAAGTAAAAATAATATTTTAAAAATTAATAATAATGACCTAGAAATAAAGAAAATTTTAAATATCGAATTAAAAGAATTAGAAAGTCTAGTTATAGAAAATAATCTAGAATTAAAAAATGAAAGATTAAGAGTGGAACAAAGTAAGTTATTACTCCGCAGCTCAATTTCAGAAAAATATCCAACGCTGAGCTTAACCTCTAATGGATTACCTAAATATCTAAGTGGAAATACATATAATCAACCAAATAGTTCTATTAATACTAAAAGCAGTCAATTAAGCTCTTCAATATCCGCAGAATTAAAGTGGGATGTCATTAATCCTTTAAAAGAATCAAAAATTAAAATTGCCAGAGAAAAATTTGAAAAAGCAAAGCTATCTTATAGAATTAAGTTACGTGATATAACGCTAAGATCCTATAAAAGTTACTACTTACTGCAACAAGCATTGGAAGAAGTAAAAGTTGCTAAAAAATCAATAGAATACTCTAAACTAGCGCTGAATGAAGCAAAGATTAGACTTGAAGCAGGTATTGGCACCAAGCTAGAAGTCTTAGAATCTAAAACTCAACTTTCAAGAGATAAAAAACTACTATCAGATAAAATAGGTAATAAAAAAATAAAGCAAAGGGAGTTGACAAGTATTTTAAATCTTCCAGAACACGTACAAGCTTCAATAGGCTCTAAGCCAGAAATCTTTGGCTATTGGAACACACCTATTAATCAAAGTGTTATTGCAGCATTTGGTTACAATAAAGAACTAGAGGTTGCTCTGATTGATATCTCAATTAATAAAAAAGATGCATTAAGGGCTGCTGCGGAGAAAAAGCCAGTTTTAAGTTTTTATAATACGTTAAGTACAACTTATAAGAAAGGTGAAGCACTCGTATCCTCTCCAAGTATGGATAATACTTCTAACAATTTAAATAATACAGTTGGTCTATCAGCAACTTGGAAGCTAATAGACGGTGGAAAGTCAAGATCCAACTATTTATATAATAAGAATAAAGAGAAAGAATCAAATAATAAATATAAATTAAAATTATCTGATATCCAAAAAGATGTAGAGAAAAGCTTTTATGAACTTGAAGCTGAAGAGAAAAATATAATAACAACTAAACAAGAAGTTCAAACAGCTCAAGAATCTCTAAGGCTAGCAAATCTTAGATTTAAATCAGGGATAACAACCCAACGCGAAGTAATTAATCACCAAAGAGATTTAACAGATGCAAAAGTGAATCATATAAAATCACTTACTAATTACAATATTCATTTAGCAGAACTAAGAAGGAAAACAGGCATAGATTCATTGCAATCATGTTTTGAAATTAATACAATTGAAAAAAAAGTAAAAAATGACATAGATGAGTTTATAATTAGATCAAATAATTTAAAAGCACTTTGCAAATGA